GCCGCGACCTGCACGCGCATCCGGAGCTCGCCTTCGCTGAACGGCGCACTGCGGGCGTGGCGGCCCAGGCGCTGCGCCTGCTCGGGCTGGAGGTGCATGAAGGCCTGGGCGGTACCGGCGTGGTGGGCACGCTGCGCTGCGGCAGCGGTCCGCGAAGCGTGGGCCTGCGCGCCGACATGGACGCGCTGCCGATGGTCGAGCTGGGGCGCGCCGCTCACAAGAGCCGCACGCAGGGCGTTCACCACGGCTGCGGCCATGACGGCCACACCAGCATGCTGATCGGCGCCGCGCGCCAGCTGGCACGCACGCGGCGCTTCGACGGCACGGTGCACTTCATCTTCCAACCCGCCGAGGAAGGCAAGGGTGGTGCGCGCGCCATGATCGAGGACGGCCTGTTCGAGCGCTTCCCCTGCGACAGCGTCTACGCGCTGCACAACTGGCCCGACCTGCCGCTCGGCAGCGCGCAGACGCGGGCCGGCCCGATCATGGCGGCGGCCGACCGCTTCGACATCGTGCTGCGAGGCCGCGGCGGCCACGCGGCGCAGCCGCATCACACGCCCGACACCATCCTCGCGGCGAGCCAGCTCATCGCGCAGCTGCACACCATCGTCGCGCGGCGCATCGATCCGGGCGAGTCGGCGGTGCTCTCGGTCACCCGCATCGAGGGCGGGCACAGCCACAACGTCCTGCCGGCGGAGGTCTCGATCACCGGCACCGTGCGCAGCTTCGATCCTGCTTCGCAGGACCGCATCGAGGCCGCGCTGCGCACCACCATCGATGGCGTGGCGCTGGCGAGCGGCGTGCAGGCCGAGCTGCGCTATGTGCGCTACTACCCCGCCACCCTCAACACGCCCGACGAAGCTGCGCTCGCGCTCGCCGCGGCCCGGGCGGTCGGCCTGCAGGCAGACACCGCGCCGCGCGCGGCCTTCACGTCGGAAGACTTCGCCTTCATGCTACGGCGCCGCCCGGGCGCCTACCTTTGGCTGGGCCAGGGCCGGGCCGACCCAGGGCCGGACGGGGAGCGCGCGCTGCACCATCCCTGCTATGACTTCAACGACGACGCGCTGGGGCTGGGCGTGCGCTGGCTGTGCGAAGTCGCCGAGCGTGCGCTAGCGCAGTGAGCAGCTCGACCTTCAGCTTCCACGCTGGAACGCGAGCATCACCGCGCTGCACCCATCTCGGTCAGCGCTGGTTGGGGAACAACCGTTCGATCGGACAGTGCGTCTTGATGAACGGCGACTTGATCACGATGTAGCTGAAGTACTTCGCGATGCCGATGTTGCGTTCGAGCAGCTCCTCGATCACTTCCTGGTAGTGGTTGACGCCGCGCGTCAGGAAGCGCAGCAGGTAGTCGTAGCCGCCGCTCACCAAGTGGCATTCGAGCACCTCGTCGACGTCGCGGATCGCGGCCTCGAATCGCACGAAGTCCTCGCGATGGTGATCCTGCAGCGTGACTTCGGTGAACACGGTCAGCGTGTCGCCCAGTTTCTCCAGCCGCAGGTGCGCCCCGTAGCCGGCGATGTAGCCGGCCTGCTCGAGCCGCTTGACGCGGATCAGGCAGGGGCTCGGCGACAAGCCCACCGCATCGGCCAGGTCGACGTTGGTCATGCGGCCGTTCTTTTGCAATTGGGCGAGGATGCGCAGGTCGAGCCGATCGATCTTGAATGCTTCTGACATGGGTTTGCCGATGAACGCGGAGAGCCCGATTCTGCGTCTGCCGCGCCGCGCCGAGCCCGGTGTTCTCCCTTGCCCGCCTCAGTCCGCCAGTGCGGCGCGGACGTCGGGCGCCTGGAGCACCTCGTCGAGCGTCTTTCGCAACCGCACGAACACCCGCGCGAACTCGTCCTCGGTGAAGGTGAGCGCCGGCG
Above is a window of Variovorax sp. RA8 DNA encoding:
- a CDS encoding amidohydrolase; translated protein: MSLNAIAAPVADLLPELVALRRDLHAHPELAFAERRTAGVAAQALRLLGLEVHEGLGGTGVVGTLRCGSGPRSVGLRADMDALPMVELGRAAHKSRTQGVHHGCGHDGHTSMLIGAARQLARTRRFDGTVHFIFQPAEEGKGGARAMIEDGLFERFPCDSVYALHNWPDLPLGSAQTRAGPIMAAADRFDIVLRGRGGHAAQPHHTPDTILAASQLIAQLHTIVARRIDPGESAVLSVTRIEGGHSHNVLPAEVSITGTVRSFDPASQDRIEAALRTTIDGVALASGVQAELRYVRYYPATLNTPDEAALALAAARAVGLQADTAPRAAFTSEDFAFMLRRRPGAYLWLGQGRADPGPDGERALHHPCYDFNDDALGLGVRWLCEVAERALAQ
- a CDS encoding Lrp/AsnC family transcriptional regulator, which encodes MSEAFKIDRLDLRILAQLQKNGRMTNVDLADAVGLSPSPCLIRVKRLEQAGYIAGYGAHLRLEKLGDTLTVFTEVTLQDHHREDFVRFEAAIRDVDEVLECHLVSGGYDYLLRFLTRGVNHYQEVIEELLERNIGIAKYFSYIVIKSPFIKTHCPIERLFPNQR